The proteins below are encoded in one region of Sulfolobus sp. A20:
- a CDS encoding amidohydrolase family protein, with protein sequence MIIVETQEGKRHEIPVIDYHVHVWRADEDNWLRPELGKGWINCFYDYHKSLSPEDYIMDFNTFKYYGHNRMIEDVMIKGYVDVAITQPQYLLYFYRRPFGNTEEFGKLALENPYKFVIGTRWDPRDGEEGKRQLEEDVRKYRVKPWQMKHVKLYTAEWKEINGSLSRGWRLDSKEAFEFIEFSKSLGIEILVPHKGPTVWPLDKDAFDVKDVDSAASSFPEMKFVVTHVGLPRLDDFCWIGVQDKNVYAGLAVATAFIRKRPRYFAQIMAELLFWLGPDRILYGSDYAIWNPKWIIEDFIKFELPKDIEREYGVELTLDVKKKILYENSAKLWGIPIEEVVKREDEISKRRNVLQVKL encoded by the coding sequence ATGATAATAGTTGAAACCCAAGAAGGAAAAAGGCATGAAATACCGGTAATAGATTATCACGTCCACGTTTGGAGAGCTGATGAAGATAATTGGCTAAGACCAGAATTAGGTAAAGGATGGATAAATTGTTTTTATGACTACCATAAGAGTCTTAGCCCAGAAGATTATATCATGGATTTTAACACGTTCAAGTACTATGGGCATAATAGAATGATAGAAGATGTAATGATTAAGGGTTATGTAGATGTTGCCATAACTCAGCCCCAGTATTTACTTTACTTTTATAGAAGACCTTTTGGCAATACTGAGGAGTTTGGAAAGTTAGCATTAGAAAATCCCTACAAGTTTGTTATAGGTACTAGATGGGATCCTAGAGATGGTGAAGAGGGTAAAAGGCAACTAGAAGAAGACGTTAGAAAGTATAGGGTTAAACCATGGCAAATGAAGCACGTAAAGTTATACACCGCTGAATGGAAGGAGATTAATGGCAGTTTATCCAGAGGCTGGAGATTAGACTCTAAAGAGGCTTTCGAGTTCATAGAGTTCAGCAAATCATTGGGAATAGAGATATTAGTCCCACACAAGGGTCCAACGGTTTGGCCTTTAGATAAGGACGCATTTGACGTTAAAGACGTTGACTCTGCAGCATCATCTTTTCCAGAGATGAAATTTGTTGTAACTCATGTAGGCTTACCTAGATTAGACGACTTCTGCTGGATAGGGGTTCAGGATAAGAACGTTTACGCTGGTTTAGCTGTTGCGACAGCTTTCATAAGGAAAAGGCCTAGATATTTTGCCCAAATCATGGCTGAACTGCTCTTCTGGCTAGGACCGGATAGAATACTTTATGGTTCAGATTATGCAATATGGAATCCAAAGTGGATAATAGAGGACTTCATAAAGTTCGAACTACCTAAAGATATTGAGAGAGAATATGGTGTTGAATTGACGTTAGACGTGAAGAAGAAGATATTATATGAGAACTCTGCTAAGTTATGGGGAATTCCGATAGAAGAAGTGGTAAAAAGAGAAGATGAGATTTCTAAAAGAAGGAACGTGTTACAAGTTAAATTATAA
- a CDS encoding glycosyltransferase — MLSIVIPAYNEEKRINKTLGSLKDWLPNSEIIVLFDGNDNTAEVAKMYGVKVIEYKTRVGKGAALRDGIIRSMNKKILLLDADLPVMKNDIEKILLTDADLVLPKRKIIGMPLRRRFLHKAFILLVKIFFPSLAEFSDFQSGVKLIDKEKVSNLIDELIINDLLFDVNLIYAFKRRGYKIKEVEISYIHDESNSKISKKLVKVIILMFLSLVKLRVYYSPLRKILHTNTFNKVQSYILNKLR; from the coding sequence ATGCTGTCGATTGTTATACCAGCGTACAACGAAGAGAAAAGAATCAACAAGACGTTGGGTTCTTTAAAAGATTGGTTACCTAACTCAGAAATCATCGTACTATTCGATGGTAACGATAACACTGCAGAAGTAGCTAAAATGTATGGAGTGAAAGTTATAGAGTATAAAACCAGAGTGGGTAAGGGTGCAGCCCTCAGAGATGGAATCATTAGATCAATGAATAAAAAGATACTTCTGTTAGATGCTGACTTGCCGGTAATGAAGAATGACATTGAAAAGATATTATTAACTGATGCTGATCTAGTGTTACCCAAGAGAAAAATTATAGGCATGCCATTGAGAAGAAGATTTTTGCATAAAGCGTTTATATTACTGGTAAAAATATTCTTTCCTAGTTTAGCAGAATTTTCCGATTTTCAATCGGGCGTTAAATTAATTGATAAGGAAAAAGTCAGTAATTTAATAGACGAATTAATTATAAATGACTTACTATTTGATGTAAACTTGATTTACGCCTTTAAGAGAAGGGGGTATAAAATAAAGGAAGTTGAAATTAGCTATATTCATGATGAAAGCAACAGTAAAATATCTAAGAAATTGGTTAAAGTAATAATACTAATGTTCTTATCCCTAGTCAAGTTGAGGGTTTACTACTCCCCACTTAGAAAGATTCTCCACACTAATACATTCAATAAGGTTCAAAGCTACATACTCAATAAGCTAAGGTAG
- a CDS encoding APC family permease, whose product MPNKDDKYLAKNSITYKEVLAQGIGGAAPAMASLVTLTGAAAYTYASLPLAMVLALFAVLLDATRLSITARYVQSAGGIYAFISYGFGKFVGYLIGWAYVLYTLTALVFIYLSVGVFLPAAFSVIGLNTPDWLWLPIVIIVSLFGGVLSYLGIRPSLRFSLIMSMLEIAFIIGTSLLIMSKVPPDPKTFTPAYAPSVFNIGVGMAFAFLAFAGYETTSVLGEESVDPKNTIAKGVFTSALLVGITYILASTAFVTGWGVNNMPSFFNNLVPGIVLGVRYGGLILGLILTILLINSGLTDSVTFFNTVSRVLFAMGRDGVLSRKLHEVHKFRKTPYIAIFFSLAFSLIYTIIFSLVIGPANVFLAVGITSTFGFLIALFFANISLLLILRRNNALSIWNILLTIIINAIISFVIFANIITTSVNIPVLIGVITFLVWMIVGVIYYYSIGKYQVTEEKN is encoded by the coding sequence ATGCCGAATAAGGATGACAAATACCTAGCCAAAAATTCAATAACATATAAGGAAGTATTAGCTCAAGGTATAGGTGGAGCAGCTCCTGCTATGGCAAGTTTAGTTACACTGACAGGGGCAGCGGCATATACGTACGCATCACTCCCGTTAGCTATGGTATTAGCCCTATTTGCAGTATTATTGGACGCCACCAGGCTTTCAATAACCGCTAGATATGTTCAGAGTGCAGGAGGTATCTATGCCTTCATTTCCTATGGATTTGGAAAATTTGTAGGTTACTTAATAGGTTGGGCTTACGTACTTTATACGTTAACTGCTCTAGTCTTCATCTACTTATCAGTAGGTGTATTCTTACCTGCAGCTTTTAGCGTCATTGGTCTTAATACGCCAGATTGGCTTTGGTTACCAATAGTTATAATAGTGTCACTGTTTGGTGGAGTTTTATCATACTTAGGTATAAGACCATCCCTAAGATTTTCCCTAATAATGAGCATGCTAGAAATAGCTTTCATAATTGGAACCTCTCTGCTAATAATGTCAAAAGTTCCACCGGATCCTAAGACATTTACCCCCGCTTATGCTCCCTCTGTTTTCAATATAGGTGTAGGCATGGCTTTCGCTTTTTTAGCCTTTGCTGGTTATGAGACTACATCAGTCCTCGGAGAAGAATCAGTAGACCCTAAGAATACTATAGCTAAAGGAGTTTTCACTAGCGCGTTACTTGTTGGGATTACTTACATTTTGGCGAGTACTGCCTTCGTTACTGGATGGGGAGTAAACAATATGCCTAGTTTCTTCAATAATTTAGTCCCTGGAATAGTGTTAGGTGTAAGATACGGAGGACTCATCTTAGGATTAATCTTAACAATCTTATTAATTAATAGTGGATTAACTGACTCCGTAACATTCTTTAACACGGTTTCCAGAGTGTTGTTCGCGATGGGAAGGGATGGAGTGCTGTCAAGAAAGTTGCACGAAGTACATAAATTTAGAAAAACCCCTTACATAGCGATATTTTTCTCATTAGCCTTCTCATTAATATACACTATAATTTTCTCATTAGTTATAGGTCCAGCTAATGTGTTTCTGGCTGTAGGTATAACATCGACTTTCGGATTCCTCATTGCGCTATTCTTCGCCAACATAAGTCTATTGCTAATATTAAGGAGGAATAACGCCCTAAGTATATGGAATATATTGTTAACAATCATAATAAACGCTATAATATCGTTTGTAATATTCGCAAATATAATCACTACATCTGTAAACATTCCAGTATTAATAGGTGTGATAACGTTCTTAGTATGGATGATAGTTGGCGTAATCTATTATTACTCAATCGGAAAATATCAAGTAACAGAAGAGAAAAATTAA
- a CDS encoding VapB-type antitoxin, whose product MSNITTISISEKTKKLLELKKKEIEEKINRPLSWDEFFNELLKEEVPKLSPEKAELLKKIIKEDRTRWKRRFA is encoded by the coding sequence GTGTCAAATATAACTACAATATCCATTAGTGAGAAAACGAAAAAGTTGTTAGAGCTAAAGAAAAAAGAAATTGAGGAAAAGATTAATAGACCTTTATCTTGGGACGAGTTCTTTAATGAGCTATTAAAAGAAGAAGTCCCAAAGTTGTCACCGGAGAAGGCAGAATTGCTAAAAAAGATTATTAAGGAGGATAGGACAAGATGGAAAAGAAGATTTGCCTAG
- a CDS encoding fumarylacetoacetate hydrolase family protein, which yields MMKLFRVLRRKSNCYISYAIINNNVIRLDEDPVKTLIRYSENKEVLGDKVVDLDYNVLLNKFEVNEARITKPFDPLEVWGSGISYEMARQRYSEENVAKILGMTIYERVYDAVRPEIFFKATADRCVGHGEAIGVRSDSEWTLPEPELAVVLDSKGKILGYTIMDDVSARDLEAENPLYLPQSKIYSGCCAFGPFIVTPDEIGDPYNLEIRLRIIRENKVFYEGSVSTSKMRRKIEEQIQYLIRNNPIPDGTILTTGTAIVPGRDKGLRDGDIVEISISNLGTLITPVVKLKG from the coding sequence ATTATGAAACTATTTAGGGTCTTGAGAAGGAAAAGTAATTGTTACATATCATATGCAATAATAAATAATAATGTGATCAGATTAGATGAAGATCCTGTGAAAACTTTAATAAGGTACTCAGAAAATAAGGAAGTCCTAGGAGATAAGGTAGTAGACTTAGATTATAACGTGTTGCTGAATAAGTTTGAGGTAAATGAAGCAAGGATCACTAAACCGTTTGATCCCTTAGAAGTATGGGGTTCTGGAATTTCGTACGAAATGGCTAGGCAGAGGTACTCAGAGGAAAACGTGGCTAAAATTTTAGGTATGACGATTTATGAAAGGGTTTATGATGCAGTAAGACCAGAAATATTCTTTAAGGCTACAGCTGATAGATGTGTAGGTCACGGCGAGGCAATTGGTGTTAGGTCAGACTCTGAATGGACATTGCCAGAGCCAGAACTTGCCGTTGTTTTAGACTCTAAGGGAAAAATATTGGGATATACAATTATGGACGACGTGTCAGCTAGGGACCTAGAAGCTGAAAATCCATTATACTTACCTCAATCTAAAATATATAGTGGTTGTTGCGCTTTTGGTCCTTTCATAGTAACTCCAGACGAAATAGGGGATCCATATAACTTAGAAATAAGATTGAGAATAATTAGGGAGAATAAGGTGTTCTATGAGGGTAGTGTAAGCACAAGCAAGATGAGAAGGAAAATTGAAGAACAAATACAATACTTGATTAGAAATAATCCTATACCTGACGGCACTATATTAACTACTGGTACAGCCATAGTTCCGGGAAGGGATAAGGGATTAAGAGATGGTGATATAGTAGAAATAAGTATAAGCAATTTAGGAACCTTGATAACACCAGTAGTGAAGTTAAAGGGCTAA
- a CDS encoding aldehyde dehydrogenase family protein has product MSYQELADKWIKGSGEEYLDVNPADKDQVLAKIKLFTKDDVREAINKAISKFDEWARTPSPKRGSILLKAGELMEEEAKDFALLMTLEEGKTLKDSMAEVTRSYNLLKFYGALAFKLGGKTLPSADQNTRIFTIKEPLGVVAAITPWNFPLSIPVWKVAPALAAGNAVIIKPASKTPLIVAKFVDILHKAGLPEGVINLVVGKGNEVGDVIVTDNNIAAVSFTGSTETGKRIYKLVGSKDRMTRIQLELGGKNALYIDKSADLTLASELAVRGAFGLTGQSCTATSRVIVHKEVYSQFKQKLLERVKRWKVGPGTEDVDMGPVVDESQYKKDLQYIEVGKNEGAKLIYGGNTLGGKGYFLEPTIFEGVSKEMRLFKEEIFGPILSVTEVKSLDEAIDLVNAVDYGHTAGIVATDIRAINEFVTKVEAGVIKVNKPTVGLELQAPFGGFKNSGATTWKEMGEEALEFYTREKTIYEGW; this is encoded by the coding sequence ATGTCTTATCAAGAGTTAGCTGACAAGTGGATTAAGGGGAGTGGAGAAGAATATCTAGATGTTAATCCCGCTGATAAAGATCAAGTATTAGCTAAGATAAAATTATTTACTAAAGACGATGTTAGGGAGGCTATTAATAAGGCTATCAGTAAATTTGACGAATGGGCTAGGACCCCTTCCCCAAAGAGGGGGAGTATACTATTGAAGGCAGGGGAGCTCATGGAAGAGGAAGCTAAAGATTTTGCATTACTTATGACGCTAGAAGAAGGGAAAACGCTAAAAGATAGCATGGCAGAAGTGACTAGAAGTTACAATCTATTAAAATTCTATGGAGCTTTAGCCTTTAAATTGGGAGGAAAAACCTTACCATCAGCTGATCAAAACACTAGAATATTTACTATTAAGGAGCCTTTAGGAGTTGTTGCTGCAATAACGCCTTGGAACTTCCCTCTATCAATACCAGTATGGAAAGTAGCTCCGGCATTAGCAGCAGGAAACGCTGTAATAATAAAGCCTGCATCCAAGACACCTTTAATAGTAGCTAAGTTCGTAGATATATTACATAAAGCCGGATTACCGGAGGGCGTAATAAACCTTGTAGTAGGTAAAGGAAATGAAGTAGGAGACGTTATAGTTACAGATAATAACATAGCTGCAGTATCGTTTACTGGTTCTACGGAAACAGGTAAAAGGATATATAAACTAGTTGGCTCCAAAGACAGAATGACTAGGATACAATTGGAATTGGGAGGAAAAAATGCTTTATACATTGATAAAAGTGCTGACTTAACATTAGCATCAGAGTTAGCTGTTAGGGGTGCCTTTGGACTCACTGGACAGTCTTGTACTGCGACAAGTAGAGTGATTGTTCATAAAGAGGTTTATAGTCAATTTAAGCAAAAATTGTTAGAAAGGGTAAAGAGGTGGAAAGTGGGACCAGGTACCGAAGATGTTGATATGGGACCAGTAGTAGACGAATCACAATATAAGAAAGATTTACAGTACATTGAGGTTGGTAAAAATGAGGGAGCTAAATTAATTTATGGCGGGAATACATTGGGAGGTAAAGGGTATTTCCTAGAGCCAACTATATTTGAAGGAGTTTCTAAGGAGATGAGGCTATTTAAAGAAGAAATATTCGGACCAATCCTAAGCGTAACAGAGGTGAAGAGTTTAGATGAGGCTATAGATCTCGTGAATGCTGTTGATTATGGACATACCGCGGGAATTGTAGCAACTGACATAAGGGCAATAAATGAATTTGTTACAAAGGTTGAAGCAGGTGTTATAAAGGTTAACAAGCCTACAGTGGGTTTAGAGTTGCAAGCTCCGTTTGGTGGGTTTAAGAATTCTGGAGCTACCACGTGGAAAGAAATGGGAGAAGAGGCATTAGAGTTTTACACCAGAGAGAAGACAATATATGAGGGCTGGTGA
- a CDS encoding helix-turn-helix domain-containing protein, which translates to MKQPVEATILIENHPCEVMATFQKLGINANVENIKLRDDVTDHVAELKSNNGKVVEELKKASLKVLRISEDKVWIRTNGCSVCKLLYHNDVIVEKVKVIGNKSVMYSLMLPNVHSLKKFLEELNNIGVKVTVINISEIDSEELTERQMEILKLAYKLGYFDVDRRISLRELAEKLGISPPTLEETLRRALKKAVKYYLNKKG; encoded by the coding sequence ATGAAACAACCCGTTGAGGCTACAATCCTAATAGAGAATCATCCTTGTGAAGTAATGGCAACTTTCCAGAAATTGGGTATCAATGCCAATGTGGAGAATATAAAACTGCGTGATGACGTTACTGATCACGTTGCTGAGTTGAAGTCAAATAATGGTAAGGTTGTTGAAGAGCTTAAGAAAGCCTCGCTTAAAGTTTTAAGAATAAGCGAGGATAAGGTTTGGATAAGGACTAATGGTTGTAGTGTTTGTAAATTATTATACCACAATGATGTGATTGTGGAAAAAGTGAAAGTCATCGGTAACAAAAGTGTCATGTATTCCCTAATGTTACCCAACGTGCATTCCCTAAAAAAATTTTTAGAAGAACTGAACAATATAGGAGTTAAAGTAACCGTTATTAACATTTCTGAGATAGACAGTGAAGAACTGACTGAGAGGCAAATGGAGATATTGAAGTTAGCTTATAAGTTAGGTTATTTCGATGTGGATAGGAGAATTTCGTTAAGAGAATTGGCTGAAAAGCTAGGAATAAGCCCACCAACGTTAGAAGAAACGTTAAGAAGAGCATTAAAGAAGGCAGTTAAATATTATTTAAATAAGAAAGGATAA
- a CDS encoding DUF488 domain-containing protein, whose protein sequence is MIKVKRVYEKQEKDDGIRILVDRLWPRGIKKNQIDVWLKDIAPSEELRKWFNHDPSKWEEFKARYFNELNNNPKVKVLLELVKKSNNITLLYSARSPHNNAIALKEYLENLLKVNES, encoded by the coding sequence ATGATAAAAGTAAAAAGAGTGTACGAGAAGCAAGAAAAAGATGATGGAATTAGGATACTAGTTGACAGACTATGGCCTAGGGGAATTAAGAAAAATCAGATTGATGTTTGGCTTAAAGATATAGCTCCATCAGAGGAATTAAGGAAGTGGTTTAATCATGATCCTAGTAAATGGGAGGAATTCAAAGCAAGATATTTTAATGAATTGAATAATAATCCAAAAGTAAAGGTTCTCTTAGAGCTAGTAAAGAAATCTAATAACATTACCTTGTTATATTCTGCTAGATCACCTCATAATAATGCCATAGCACTTAAGGAATATTTGGAAAACTTATTAAAGGTCAATGAGAGTTAG
- a CDS encoding hemerythrin domain-containing protein, translated as MWIKSPIDLLYFEHSILRVRFSIALSLLDKSENEAIEILEKTHDFIVNWHAKIEDKYVFPLFGDKAKPFSNDHLLIEKYGGSAIKERRKDWIKRYVKIVLDHNLNEEVMLFSDSIVIKEDVMKYILDDAKKYPLYSELTGLRLQ; from the coding sequence ATGTGGATCAAAAGTCCTATAGACTTACTATATTTCGAGCACTCGATATTAAGGGTTAGATTTTCAATTGCCCTTTCTCTTCTCGACAAGTCTGAAAACGAGGCGATAGAAATCCTTGAGAAGACGCACGACTTCATTGTTAATTGGCATGCAAAAATTGAGGATAAGTATGTTTTCCCGCTATTCGGAGATAAGGCTAAACCATTTAGCAATGATCATTTATTAATAGAGAAATATGGGGGATCTGCGATAAAGGAGAGAAGAAAGGATTGGATAAAAAGATATGTCAAAATAGTTTTAGACCACAATTTAAACGAGGAGGTGATGCTCTTCAGTGATAGTATTGTGATAAAAGAAGACGTGATGAAGTATATATTGGACGATGCTAAGAAGTACCCCTTATATTCAGAGCTTACTGGACTGAGGCTGCAATAA
- a CDS encoding PIN domain-containing protein: MSSGLFRVVGVNRKVIREAGKCKCKYPISLADCITIATARVENTKALFREERELKELNIPEVILIGE, translated from the coding sequence ATAAGTTCAGGGTTATTTAGAGTAGTTGGAGTTAATAGGAAAGTAATAAGGGAAGCTGGGAAGTGTAAGTGTAAATACCCTATCTCATTAGCTGACTGTATAACAATAGCTACTGCGAGGGTGGAAAATACTAAAGCCTTATTTAGAGAGGAGAGGGAGCTTAAAGAACTAAATATTCCAGAGGTTATTTTAATAGGTGAATAA
- a CDS encoding hemerythrin domain-containing protein has product MSLVQRLIKEHLEEDRLIEEIRELGSNEKFYEFSENLKKHIFIEEEILFPKLGLDPIIIELMHQHVAMWNLMSRIEESVKDDEYLNSLSLLSSLLKVHNAIEESNVYPELEKLNLKDINEKMPKEWVPKFMRENSLTF; this is encoded by the coding sequence TTGAGCTTAGTTCAGAGATTAATAAAAGAACATTTGGAAGAGGATAGGTTAATTGAAGAAATAAGGGAATTGGGTAGTAACGAAAAATTTTATGAATTTTCAGAAAATTTGAAGAAACATATTTTCATTGAGGAAGAGATATTATTCCCTAAGCTTGGACTTGATCCTATAATTATAGAACTAATGCACCAACACGTTGCCATGTGGAATTTGATGAGTAGAATTGAGGAATCAGTAAAGGATGATGAGTATCTTAACTCATTAAGCCTATTATCCTCACTATTAAAAGTACATAATGCTATAGAGGAGAGTAACGTATATCCAGAACTCGAAAAACTAAATTTAAAGGACATAAATGAAAAAATGCCGAAGGAATGGGTTCCTAAGTTTATGAGAGAAAATTCCCTAACTTTTTAG
- a CDS encoding DUF2249 domain-containing protein yields MEQKILDVRKYSPSVRHSIILQEFEKLKSGEAMYIINDHEPVHLLHFLSHREDFDMDAYYAKEIEGGKWIAFLKKKQVEVRKTIFTNFDKNRKFSENSFTPVQVYRTNNYAVILAYFKAGQFIPVHKPNIDVILFIKKGKGKVVAGDEEYDVKEGDLIIVPKGEKRGVLAETEMEILHIVSPPPTEKDHEEVEDGLRKGKFEG; encoded by the coding sequence ATGGAGCAAAAAATCTTGGATGTAAGAAAATACTCACCGTCTGTTAGACACTCAATAATTCTTCAAGAGTTTGAGAAGTTAAAATCTGGAGAGGCAATGTACATTATAAATGATCATGAACCAGTCCATCTACTGCACTTCCTATCTCATAGAGAGGATTTTGATATGGATGCATATTATGCTAAAGAAATTGAAGGAGGTAAATGGATTGCCTTCTTAAAGAAGAAACAAGTCGAGGTCAGAAAAACGATTTTCACTAATTTCGATAAGAATAGAAAATTTTCGGAAAACTCATTCACACCAGTACAAGTCTATAGAACCAATAACTATGCTGTGATTTTAGCGTACTTTAAAGCTGGTCAATTTATACCTGTTCACAAACCTAACATAGATGTTATTCTGTTTATAAAGAAAGGTAAAGGAAAAGTTGTAGCAGGAGATGAGGAGTATGATGTTAAAGAAGGGGATTTGATAATAGTCCCTAAAGGCGAAAAAAGAGGGGTATTGGCTGAGACAGAAATGGAAATACTTCATATAGTTTCACCACCCCCTACTGAAAAAGATCATGAGGAAGTAGAAGATGGATTAAGGAAGGGCAAGTTTGAGGGTTAG
- a CDS encoding metal-sulfur cluster assembly factor yields the protein MVNIDEWKRKIMEGLKEVYDPEIPIDIVNLGLIYELKISGDGDVYIRVGATTPACPVTEDLVYTVEQVIKETVSAKSIKVDLDLDTRWTPLMMTEEGREQFKQKYGYDIVQMWKLQYGEDQ from the coding sequence ATGGTAAATATTGATGAGTGGAAAAGGAAAATAATGGAGGGGCTTAAAGAAGTATATGACCCAGAAATACCTATAGATATTGTAAATTTAGGTCTAATATATGAATTAAAAATAAGTGGGGATGGAGATGTTTATATTAGGGTTGGAGCTACAACACCAGCTTGCCCGGTTACGGAAGATCTAGTTTATACTGTAGAACAAGTGATTAAGGAAACTGTTAGCGCTAAAAGCATAAAGGTAGATCTAGATTTAGATACGAGATGGACTCCTTTAATGATGACTGAGGAAGGTAGAGAGCAGTTTAAACAGAAGTATGGTTACGATATAGTTCAGATGTGGAAATTACAATATGGGGAAGATCAATGA
- a CDS encoding nitric oxide response protein produces the protein MKVGMLLLIEGFIILLFGGIPAVFNFMNLQGFPYPLPTTFFESHWFIMIYGFFLTIIGNEILVALSVEWSGKPAPNYYVIVFAITVLISLLLSVLLPSSPYALYVVLISLAMLIYHSKIYFNSSQLGLKPTTYNYLLFATLMITIFITAFQTNFDLPWLSLIFPTLTIFSVMSRDIGLVFGGRLIRDKEIAAAYIFLLLGLLIYPLTLASVFIFLGWLLSFHGSGLLKAKGRLYPRISLSIAWTWLLASAILSLKSYDAFIHSIAVGFLFNTVFGVDAVLIDMLIASTGFHIKIKPSYIPIIILNIGLLLRTIYDLGFSSPLLILSAPLQGIGILSFYLNTFRQVFKQIRKGYKVEK, from the coding sequence ATGAAAGTAGGAATGCTATTACTTATTGAAGGCTTTATTATTCTTTTATTTGGTGGAATACCCGCAGTTTTTAACTTCATGAATTTGCAAGGATTTCCTTACCCTTTACCTACAACATTTTTTGAATCTCATTGGTTTATTATGATTTATGGCTTCTTCTTAACAATAATAGGCAACGAAATACTTGTCGCGTTGAGCGTTGAATGGAGTGGTAAGCCTGCCCCTAATTATTACGTAATAGTATTCGCAATAACTGTGCTAATTTCCTTACTACTTTCAGTTCTATTACCTTCATCCCCTTATGCGCTATACGTGGTATTAATCTCCTTAGCTATGCTAATCTACCACTCTAAAATTTACTTTAATTCATCACAACTAGGATTAAAGCCAACAACGTATAATTACTTATTATTTGCAACTCTCATGATAACGATTTTCATCACCGCATTTCAAACTAACTTCGATTTACCTTGGTTATCCCTAATTTTCCCTACACTTACTATCTTCTCCGTGATGAGTAGGGACATTGGACTAGTATTCGGAGGAAGATTAATTAGAGATAAGGAAATAGCCGCAGCTTATATTTTCCTACTTTTAGGACTTTTGATTTATCCTTTAACCTTAGCATCAGTTTTTATATTTTTAGGATGGCTACTCTCCTTCCATGGATCTGGGTTATTAAAGGCTAAAGGAAGACTATATCCAAGGATTAGTCTGAGTATAGCTTGGACTTGGCTTTTAGCTTCAGCAATCTTGTCGTTGAAGAGTTATGATGCCTTCATACACTCAATTGCTGTAGGTTTTTTATTTAATACGGTATTTGGAGTAGATGCAGTATTAATAGACATGTTAATTGCCTCCACAGGCTTTCACATTAAGATTAAACCTTCATACATACCCATTATAATTCTTAATATCGGATTATTGCTGAGAACAATATACGATTTAGGTTTCAGCTCACCATTATTGATATTATCCGCACCTCTGCAGGGGATTGGAATTTTATCATTCTATTTAAACACATTTAGACAAGTATTTAAACAGATAAGAAAAGGATATAAAGTAGAAAAATGA